GGTATGTAGCTGTCTAATGCATCAAGTAATGCCTGTATGGGTTTGTACTCCTCTGCATTAGGGTCGTTGCTTCCACTCTCAAGAGCTTTTAATGCTGAACCCCTCACTACAGGTATCTCATCTCCAGGAAATCCATACTTGCTTAATAGCTCTCTTACTTCTAACTCTACTAAGTCAAGTAGCTCTGGGTCATCTACCATGTCTACTTTGTTCATAAATACCACTATGTATGGCACTCCTACCTGTCTTGCAAGTAGTATGTGCTCCCTGGTCTGAGGCATTGGTCCATCATTGGCTGCTACTACCAGTATGGAACCATCCATCTGCGCTGCTCCTGTTATC
This genomic interval from Aquificaceae bacterium contains the following:
- a CDS encoding GTP-binding protein yields the protein DHGKTTLTAAITKYLNLKGMAQFRSYDQIDNAPEEKARGITINTAHVEYETDKRHYAHVDCPGHADYIKNMITGAAQMDGSILVVAANDGPMPQTREHILLARQVGVPYIVVFMNKVDMVDDPELLDLVELEVRELLSKYGFPGDEIPVVRGSALKALESGSNDPNAEEYKPIQALLDALDSYIP